The Methanobrevibacter sp. region AAAATCACGAATTGGCAACATTTGTTGGTGAACTTCATGAAAATAGAATTAGGGAATTTGAAGATTTGGATAAACGGATTTTAGTCCTAAACCGTAAAAGGATTTACCATAAACTAAACAATAATATTCCGAAAATATTCGGTGGAACAGAAAATCCGCAGGCTAAAATTTTAGCCGGAGAATTTACAAGAAAAAGCGGGCACATGCCGGTTAGAAAACTTTTGGAAAAAACAGGAGGATTGATAAAACAGATTAAACCTTGTTTTATGATGTCTCCGTTATCAATTGCACAATACCTGGATCCGACAAATGAGGAATTGCAGTTTGATGTTGTTATTTTCGATGAAGCAAGTCAGGTAAAACCTGAAGATGCATTGGGTGCATTTATGAGGGGAAAAACTGCTGTCGTCATGGGAGATACCCAACAATTGCCTCCAACTTCATTTTTCGACCAGATGTCAGATACAGAAAGTGATGAAGAAGAGGCAACATCAATCGACATGGAAAGTATTCTTCATCTATGTAAATTATCATTTCCTGTTAAAATGCTTAAATGGCACTATCGAAGTCGTCACGAATCATTAATTACAGTTTCAAACCGGGAATTTTATGATGATGATTTATTGGTTTACCCTTCACCTTCACATGATGACCCCGAACTTGGTTTAAAATTCCATTATAATCCAAATACAGTGTACCATAGAGGTTCATCTTCTGCAAACCCTCTGGAAGCGGAAGATGTAGTTGATGAAATATTCAATCACTTTGAAAAATATGGTGATACAAAAAGTTTGGGTGTTGGAACATTTTCCGTTGCTCAAAAAAATGCGATTCTGGAATCATTGGAAGTAAGACGTAAAGAAAGACCCGAATTCGAACCGCTGTTTTCTGATAATAAAGAAGAAAGATTCTTTGTTAAAAACCTTGAAACAATTCAGGGTGATGAAAGAGATGTTATTTTAATAAGTGTAGGTTACGGATATGATGAAGAGAGAAAAATGTCACTTAATTTTGGTCCTCTAAACCAAAATGGTGGTGAGAGAAGGCTTAACGTATTAATTACACGTGCAAGGGAAAAATGTGTCGTATTTTCAAACTTCAAGGCATATGATATGAAATTGACAGCAAATCCTCCATATGGTGTAAAATCTTTAAAAGAATTTTTGGAATATGCTGAAAACTTAACATTGGGAACCGCTAATCGGGATGAGTATAGTGAAGAGCCATTTGAAGATGCGATAGCTAGTTTTCTGGAAGAAAATGGTTATACAGTTGACAGACAAATTGGCTGTGCAGGTTTTAGAGTAAACCTTGCCATAGTGGATGACGAAAATCCCGGAAAATATATTTTAGGTATCACAACTGATGGAAAAATGTACTCATCAAGTAAAGTGGCACGTGACAGAGACAGGCTCCGTGAACAGGTATTGACCGGATTAGGTTGGAAACTTTATCATTTATGGTCTACTGACTGGTATCGAAACAGAGATTTGGGTCGTAAAAAACTTTTGGATTTTGTTCAAAAATCAATCCGTCAAACCCGTAAAGAGGAAAAACGCAAATCTGAAGAAGAAAAAAAATTGGTTGAAAAAAGAAGATTGGAAGCTGAAAAGAAAGCTGAAGAATTGCGTATTGCACGTAAAAGGGAAGAAGCTGAGAGAAAAGCCCAGGAAGAACAGCACTATGGGGATATTGGTCCTATCGATTTTGTTGAAGTTGAAAAGGTTGATGATAGGGATATTTTAGAAAAACCTATTGATGTTAGTTCCATTTCTCCTTCAGAATTCTTTGAAGATGAAAATTCACAAGATTTGATTAATGAAAATCGCACAACTGAAGATTATCCTTCTCAAGATTCATATAAAAAAGCCGATGCTGAAACATCTTCAAATTCGGCAGATAATGTTGAAAATGAATCTGTTAAAAATAAACGCATAAAAGAAGAAACATTTGATGAAGAAATCTGGGAATATAATGAAGGAATTTCACCGGAAGATAATGCTGAAGTTTGGGAAAATGATAAAGATTATTCAGATGAATCAAAAGGCGTTTCTCAAATAATTTCAGATAAGGTTAAGTCATTTCTGAAATCAGATGAGGAACAGAAGGATGAAGGTAAAAGTTCAATTTTCCCGTCTCTTAAATTTACGAAAAATATTGGTAATGATTCATCTTTTGATGAAAATATTGACAATACTGATTCAGAATTTGATAAAACTTCAAAAGAGGATGATTCTGGTAAATCTGTGAAAGTTTCAGATTCTGAAACTGATAAAACTTCAAAAGAGGATGATTCTGGTAAATCTGTGAAAGTTTCAGATTCAGAATTTGATAAAACTACAAAAGATGAGAAGTCCAATGTAAAAGCACCAACTTTCAGCAGTAAAGTCGATTTAAAGTCAGGTATGGATAATTCTAAAATTAGTTCTGGAAAAAAACCATCTGGAAAATCCAGTGATAATGAAGTTGATTTGGACTCTAAGATTGATGAAGATAAATCTATTGGAGATATTAATCCTAAAGATAAATCAGGTGATGGAAAAGTTGATTTAGGTTCTGATGAGGATTATATCTATGTTGACCACGGTCATGACCTGGAATATGAATCAGATAAGAAAATTGATGAAGAATTTAATTTCAAGTCTCATGATGGTGAAGAACAAGAAAAACCTCAAAGTCAAAAATATCCAAGGTCAAGCAGCAATTTTGTAAAATCAGTCATTTCCAATGTTGTTGCCGGAGAATCACGGCTTGAAAAAGAAGAAATTGAAACTGTTAAAGGCGAAATTGTTGAAGATAAGGATGCGCCTCTTCAAAAACCGTCTCCAAAAAAGGATTTTGTTGTAGAAGCGGAAATTGTTAATGACGGCAAGGATTTAAACATTTTCACTGATAGTTTTTCTAATGATGAAAACATTAATCTTGAAAGACCTGCTCATAAGATGGATTATACTGAAGGTGAAGAATTAAATATTTTCACTGATAAATTACCTGATGAGACTCGGGAAATAATCAACAGAAAAGCTAGTGATATTGTAGGCCGGGCAGTAGAAGAATTCCTTGATGATATGTTTGAAGATAAGGATATGATTGATGAAGATGACAATGAAACTGAAATCAAATTTAAAAACGGAATTGATGAAGAAGCTCTTGAAGATGATAAAGTAAACATCAAAGATAATGAAGAGACCCAACAGGAAAATGAGGAAATTCCTAAAGAGAATATGGGTGATGGTTTTACTTATTATAAAGGTTCAAATGATGTGACAAGTAAACTTAGGAAGAATAATTTCTATTATGAAGAGGAAAAGCCGAAATCTGTTAGAGATTCCATTAAAGGGATCAAAAAGGACATGAAATATATTAATAAATCATTAAAGGAAATTGAAAATCCAACTCAAATAGATTATGTCTCTGTTGTTGATAGAACCGAGGATTTTGACCCTATGGACTATTTAAATCGGCCAAGTGATGATGATTCTGATAAAATTATCGAAAGAGAAGAAAAATATGCATTCGCTGAAGAAGAGTTAAAAACTGAAAATGAAACTATTGAGGATGATTTTACAAATGAAACTCCTGAGGAGGAGGTTATTGTTCCAATTCATGAACAAGAACTTAAAGATCAAACTTTAGAGGATATTATTTCAAGTGCTAATGAAGACTATAAAGAAATAGAACGCGAAAGACGCCTTAAAAACAATCAATTAAAGTCATTTGACGATAATAAACTTCCGGGCAAAAGAAAAATGGAAGATGAAATTGTTGATTATGTTCAAATTGAAGATATTGGACTGCATTCATCTGATGAGTTATACAGGCAGTCAGTTGAGAAAGTTGCCAAATCTGTTAATAACATTGTAGATATTGAAGGTCCGATTCATGTTAGTGAAGTCATTAATAGAGTTAAAGTTTCATGCAATATTAAAAGAGCAAGTTCTAATTTGAAAAAACGGGTTAATGAAGCTATTGGCGAAGCAGAAAAATCAGGACATATCATTAAAATTGGAGACTTTTTATATGATGCTTCAAATAATAATATAGTTATTAGAAAACGGATTAAGCCGAATATTGATTTGATTTCAGATGAAGAAATTGCCAAAAATATCGAAACTGTATTGCTTCACAAACATGACATTACAATAAAGCAGGTTGCAAAAGAAACATCACGTAATTTCGGTTTCAAATCAACATCTAAAAAAACCGCAACAAGAATTAATAGTGTTTTGGATTTGATGATTGCCAATAATAAAGTTAAACTTGACAATGATATTGTCGAACTTAAATAGGTAGTTTATGTCAGCTAAAGTTAAATCTCCGGATAATTTGCCAAATAAACCCGGTGTCTATATAATGCGCGATAATACAGGCACCATAATTTATATTGGTAAGGCAAAAAGTCTCACAAAGAGAGTTAAATCCTATTTTCGAGAAAAACTTGACAGGCCAAAAACTCAAATCTTAATGAGTCATTTTGACAGTTTAGAATATATTGTAACTAATTCTGAAAAAGAAGCTTTAATTTTAGAAGCCACTTTAATTAAAAAACATCATCCAAGATACAATGTCCAGCTTAAAGATGATAAAAGATATCCTTATGTTAAAATTACCAATGAAAAATTTCCCCGTCTTGTAATCACAAGAAATGTAACAAAGGATGGAGTGTATTTCGGTCCGTTTACCGATGTGGGGTCTGTTAAACAAACTGTTAAGTTTTTAAAATCTTTATTTAAAATAAGGACTTGCAGGAATATGAATGGACCTTGCTTAAACTCACAAATTGATTTATGTCATGCTCCTTGTGATGGTGGAATTTCTAAAGAGGAATATAGTGAAATAATCAATAAAATTGATTTATTTTTCCAGGGAAAATATTCTGCTATTGTTAAGAATCTTAAAAAAGAAATGGCTGAAGCTGCAGCTAATGAGGAATTTGAAAAGGCTGCAGTCATAAGAGACCAGATTTCATCTATTGAAGAGATTATGGAAAAGCAATTTGTTGATTTGGTTGATGATGATTTGGATCAGGACGTAATAGCTATAGCTCCTGGCAAAAATGAGGTTGTAGTTATAATAATGCCTATTAGAAACGGGAAGATTGTTGGTCGTGATGACTTTTTAATGAGCGGTTCTCAATATGATTCTCCGTCTGAAATCATGTTTTCATTTATTCAACAATATTATGGCTATAATAGGCATATTCCGAAGCAAATTCTTTTGGATGAAGATATTGATGAAAAAGAGTTGCTTGAGGAATGGTTAAGTGATTTGAGAGGAAACAAAGTCAAAATTAAAGTTCCTCAAAAAGGTGTTAAACTAAGGCTTGTTAAAATGGCTAAGAAAAATGCCGAAATCATCAATCATCAAAAGAAAAAGATGGAAAATTCACTAATAGAGCTTAAAAAATATCTTAAGCTTGATAATGTTCCTCATGTCATTGAAGGGTATGATATCAGTAATATTTCAGGTAAATTTGCTGTTGGTTCAAAAGTGTCATTTAAAGATGCAAAACCTAATAAAAAAATGTATAAGTATTTTAAAATGGAAACTCCAGGACCTAACGATTTTGCAATGATGGAGGAGCTGCTGACTCGCAGATTAAAACTGATTGATTCAGACCCCGAACCTGACTTAATAGTAATTGATGGTGGTAAGGGACAACTTGGTATGGCTTGCAGTGTTTTGGAAAAATTAAATCTTACTCATATACCTATTATTGGCATTGCGAAGGAATTTGAAGAGATATATCTTCCTAATTCAAAACGTCCAATTATCATTCCGAAAAATAATAGGGCTCTACATTTACTTCAACAAATCCGTGACGAATCACATCGGTTTGCAATAACCTATCACAGAAAACTCAGAAGCAAGGCTATTCGAGCCTCTTCACTTGATGATATCGTTGGAATTGGTAAAAAAAGAAAAATGAACCTTTTAAAAGAATTTGGAAGTGTTGATAATATTAAAAAGGCTTCAGTTGAGGAATTAACTAAAATAAAAGGCATGAATTTAAAAATAGCTGAAAACGTCTATAATTATTATCACTAATCTAATATCAATTTTTATGAAAAATAACTAATTTTTACATAAGTTTAAATATAAGTTTTTTAATAAATTTTTTATAACAACTTAAAAGGATTTATATATTTATGGTGAAATGTCCGCGCTGTGGTTATGAAAATTCCTCCACGGCAATGTATTGTGATAATTGTGCTTATCTTTTAACTGATTATAAAGGCAACAGAATCAATAATTCGTCTCGTCTTGGCAGTTGGAATATAAGTATTGCAAAAAAGATTGTTATCGTTATAGGTATTGTTATTATAGCGCTGCTGCTTTTCTCTTTTATTCATGATAATACTCAGCCGTCACATAAAGAATCTTTAAATATAATTACTGATGATGGCAGTATTCAGAAATCTGCTTCTTACCCTTATCAGGCTGTTATTGAATATGAGGGCACTTGGGGAGCTGAAATGGGCAATCCGAATTATCTTGTAAAAAAGGAAGGATATGGTCATAAGAAAGTCACCCTTGATTGTGCAGCATGGGATAAGGTTGTAATTAATGCTAATAAATATGATTATGGTGAAGGGGAGTTAAAAGTTAAATTATTAAGAAATGGTGAAATTGTAGCTGAAAATTCAACTACAAATGTAACAGGTGGAGTAACTATCAATTATAATTAGTCTAATTGGTTGACTTTGGATTGTAACAATTCTATTAACTCGTCGGTTTTATATAATCTTATTTCGGTTTGATTTTTATCTCCGAAAATTTTAATAAACTCTATAAGATCATTGCATAATTGGTCGTATTGGATATTTAATGTGTTAAAGTTATTCATTAATGTAACTAGTTTTTCCTGTTCGATTTCATCTGGTTCTCTTAAAATCCTTTCGATATTTACAAAATGAGTTTCAATAAGCAGTTTTTCTTCTTCTAAGATGTTTTGGTATTCTTGAACTTTGCTTTCGTTAGCCATTTTTATCACTTATTTTTTTTAATTAAATATAAATATAAATACTTTCATTTATATAAATTTACATTAATGTAAATGGGGCAATAAAGAATGATTAAAGTTGAAAATATTAGTAAAGATTATGAATTAGCTGATGGAACTAAGGTTACCGCACTTAAAGATGTTAGTTTTGAAGTTAAAGAAGGGGAAATTTTAGGCGTCATTGGTAAAAGTGGTTCTGGTAAAACCACACTATTAAGGGCACTTAGAGGTGTTGAACATATTGATAGCGGCAGTATTGCCGTAGGCAGTGCAAAGGTCACTTCTGATTCATCTCAATTTTATTACAATAATCTGAAAAAGGAAACTGCAATTCATCTTCAAAGGTCTTTTGGTATTTGGCCTGATACTGTTCGTGAAAATGTTTTAAGAAAATTATATGCCAGACGCTATTTTGATGAGGGAGATACCAATTTTGAAATTGCGGAAAGCGAATTTGGCCAGGAAGCTGATGAACTTTTAGAACTTGTTTCATTAACAGATAAACAGAATCATTATGCTTCTGTATTAAGTGGTGGGGAAAAACAAAGACTCATTATGGCAAGACAGCTTGCTAAACAACCTAAAGCTTTATTGCTTGATGAACCTGCTACTATGGCATGCCCTAAAACTAAACAAGAAATATTGGATGCAGTTAAAAAAATCAACAAAGAATTAAATATAACAGTTATTATTGTATCTCACTTGCCGGATATCCAAAAATATTTGGCAGATAGGGTAATTCTGCTTGAAGATGGTGAAATTGTTGATGAAGGTTCTGCAGATGAAATCTGCGATAAATTCATGGAGGACATGGATGATATTGCTGAAATAGAAAATATTCCTGCTGACGAGGATGTTATTCAGGTCAATGATATTTACAAAAGATTTTATTTATTAACCGGCGGGGAAGTTTTACAGATTGAAGATGTTAACTTCACTATTCAAAAAGAAAACATATTAAGTATTATAGGTCCAAGTGGAGCCGGAAAAACAGTTCTTTTAAGAATGTTGGGCGGTCTGGAAGATCCCGATAAAGGAGAAGTATTGTTCAATGTTGACGGTGAATGGAATGATGTGGATATTCCAGGTATGGGCCGTATGAAAATCAGATCCAAATTAGGATTTATGCATCAGGAATTTGCATTAAACCATTATGCTACTGTTTTAAATCAATTGGCTACCAGACTGGGGTATAAAAATCAAAATATTGTTAAAGAAGCTCAAGAGAGAGCTAGAAAAATAGGCCTTAGTGAAGAATTATTGGATTCATTTTACCTCCTAACTGATCTGCCTGAAATTGAAGCAAGGGAAAGATTGAAAAAAATAGGTCTTGATTCTGATATTTTAGAAGATTTATTCCCAAGATTCCCTGAAACTGCAACTAAAGAAGCGGTTGCAGACATATTTGAAAGTCTTGATTTGGATATGGATATTTTACATAGGAAATCTTATGAATTGTCAGGCGGTCAGAAGGTTCGTGTAATGCTTGCATTAATTCTTGTTTCCAAACCAAAATTTTTACTTTTAGACGAACCGTTCGGTGATTTGGACCCGGTTACTTTAAGAGATGTGACAAATGCTCTTAAAAAAATCTCAAAAACTTACGGAATTACTATTATAATGATTTCTCACAATACTGACTTTATTAAAGAGTTAAGCAATAGGGCAGTATTTATGGATGATGGTAAAATCATCGATGATAGCGAAGATATTGATAAAATTGTTGATAATTTCATTGACTTCTGTCATGCCGATTATTTAAAGGGAGAATGAGCATGTTTGATGTTATAGCTGTTCCTGTTGACGGGTCTGATTATGGATACGAAGCGGCCGATGTAGCTATTGAAATTGCTCGGAAATTTAATTCCAAAATCGCTGCAGTATATGTTCTTGAAGAGTTTTCTTTTAATAGTTATGATTCAGAAGAAGACTCTGGAAATGAGATTTTAGCAAAAGTTACAAAAAAAGCTGATGATGCAGGAATTGAAGTTGTTGAACATTTGCTTACTGCTGACCCTTTAAGAGATATGAAGTTTATTATTGACCAAACACGCGCTGATTTAGTAGTTATTCATGCTCATGGTTCTAATAATAACCGATTTGTATCATTTGAGCAAAACAGTGTTTCCGATACTCAAATAGGTTCAGTTTCAGAAAGACTTTTGAGAACATCTGAAATACCTGTATTATTGGTAAAATGATATTTTAAAATTTATTTATTTTCTCTTTTTCCTTTAATTTTCCGTTTTTTACCAAACCTTTTATATAATAAATGACATAATAATTACAGTATAATTTTTTATGATTGGAGGAGATTTGTTTTATGATAGTTAAAGATTGGTGCTCATTTTGCGGTGAGTGTGCTGGAGTTTGTCCAAGAAATATAATTCAAGTAAGAGAATATTCATTAGTATTTAATGATGATGACTGTAAAGGTTGCGAAACATGTGTTAAAGCATGTCCAATTGACGCATTAGAAAAAGAGGATTGATTTTATGATTGAAACTGATGTAATTGTAGTAGGTTCTGGACCTGCAGGTTCAAGCGCAGCTAAACATGCTGCATTAGGCGGAGCAAAAGTTATTTTAATGGATAAAAAATCTGAAATTGGTTCACCAAAAAGATGTGCTGAAGGTGTTTCAATTCAGGGACTTGAAAAATTAGGAATTGAACCTTCTCCACGTTGGATTACTAAGGAAATTGAAGGTGTAAGAATACAAACTCCTGACGGAACAGATGTTTGGCTAACAAATGATGAAGTAAAAATTCCGGAAGCAGGTTACATTTTAGAGAGAAAAGTATTTGATAAGCACATGGCAATGGATGCTGCAAGAGCCGGAGCAGAAATTAGAATCAAGACTTTGGTAACCGACGTTGAAAAAATTGATGACGGTTATAAGGTTTTTACAGAATCCATGGGAAAAGAAGAAGTGTTCCAGTGCAAAATCTTAATCGCAGCTGACGGTCCTGAAGGTCACATTGCAAGATGGGCAGGTTTAAAACCTGCTGCTAAAGCAAAAGAAATGGAATCCGGTGTACAGTACGAAATGTGCAATGTTGAATTTGAAAAACCGGGCGTAATTGAATTTTATTTAGGATCATGCGCACCTGGCGGATATGTATGGATTTTCCCTAAAGGTGACGATATTGCAAACGTCGGTTTGGCAATTTTACCTCACAAAGCTGAAAAAACTGCTATTGAATACTTAGATGAC contains the following coding sequences:
- a CDS encoding DUF3320 domain-containing protein; protein product: MLNKSSNIIEKEFKNLRKELLDLTLRNPLLNFKTRAKTITIVNQSPINLFQTLVLQKNKMYFVANKKDKKEDKSSVWDHIPFDFSKFSDGDKKLATDLTPKELQKRLYYINNQAKTMLQEQGYNILYLAVGFLEWKDKSKPRQKNSAPLVLIPVAMERKKVGESFNLEWTGEDIQTNISLKAKLLEAGIDFPDFEFKKYGEVIDHYIASVRRAVGRMNGWEVNSNVALGFFSFTKFVMYNDLNPEAWESNVDLTKNELIQAIFNPAKNNQDVFREEDIDSSLEYRDMYQVLDADSSQIAAIQDVKAGNNLVVEGPPGTGKSQTIVNLIAELLAEGKSVLFVSEKMAALDVVKDRLAAVGLGKFVLELHSHKTRRKKFLKDLQKATNVRKQEPLNIDQTIRKLETLRRQLDDYSQIIHKPLFAVNFSAFQLYGMKESADDHFATKGMIMPLVRFENPDSITLKDLDDMKIALENLAELYQTISKENPWSKCAPKSLLPADLREIEMLIGDSLFSLDNFLVERGRVYDIYGIKKPDTLNEFQNSLSAFEIIKSQNAELIDGSILKSGAWNNNSDDAFKLIKELQTYQKYARNLTKFNQSIFQADIDALIYELRNISNKKFRFFNNKQHIELVERYYKSPVSGNIDEIIKDLQEAKAIIKIRKNLEANEEIGRKYYGGYWHLNANVNDLKAIAKWMHEFNALVRAGTFSQNTIDLLSKDLFDIKPERDLADYIDAGEEFVKTLSKLKDKLNPRSKLIFKRETGDVPFEAWKEQLYNWRGQLSSLHLWSQYLNTKKALKSSNAKMFVDSIEKRNIKKEDIEALVEGNFADSLLNILFIENHELATFVGELHENRIREFEDLDKRILVLNRKRIYHKLNNNIPKIFGGTENPQAKILAGEFTRKSGHMPVRKLLEKTGGLIKQIKPCFMMSPLSIAQYLDPTNEELQFDVVIFDEASQVKPEDALGAFMRGKTAVVMGDTQQLPPTSFFDQMSDTESDEEEATSIDMESILHLCKLSFPVKMLKWHYRSRHESLITVSNREFYDDDLLVYPSPSHDDPELGLKFHYNPNTVYHRGSSSANPLEAEDVVDEIFNHFEKYGDTKSLGVGTFSVAQKNAILESLEVRRKERPEFEPLFSDNKEERFFVKNLETIQGDERDVILISVGYGYDEERKMSLNFGPLNQNGGERRLNVLITRAREKCVVFSNFKAYDMKLTANPPYGVKSLKEFLEYAENLTLGTANRDEYSEEPFEDAIASFLEENGYTVDRQIGCAGFRVNLAIVDDENPGKYILGITTDGKMYSSSKVARDRDRLREQVLTGLGWKLYHLWSTDWYRNRDLGRKKLLDFVQKSIRQTRKEEKRKSEEEKKLVEKRRLEAEKKAEELRIARKREEAERKAQEEQHYGDIGPIDFVEVEKVDDRDILEKPIDVSSISPSEFFEDENSQDLINENRTTEDYPSQDSYKKADAETSSNSADNVENESVKNKRIKEETFDEEIWEYNEGISPEDNAEVWENDKDYSDESKGVSQIISDKVKSFLKSDEEQKDEGKSSIFPSLKFTKNIGNDSSFDENIDNTDSEFDKTSKEDDSGKSVKVSDSETDKTSKEDDSGKSVKVSDSEFDKTTKDEKSNVKAPTFSSKVDLKSGMDNSKISSGKKPSGKSSDNEVDLDSKIDEDKSIGDINPKDKSGDGKVDLGSDEDYIYVDHGHDLEYESDKKIDEEFNFKSHDGEEQEKPQSQKYPRSSSNFVKSVISNVVAGESRLEKEEIETVKGEIVEDKDAPLQKPSPKKDFVVEAEIVNDGKDLNIFTDSFSNDENINLERPAHKMDYTEGEELNIFTDKLPDETREIINRKASDIVGRAVEEFLDDMFEDKDMIDEDDNETEIKFKNGIDEEALEDDKVNIKDNEETQQENEEIPKENMGDGFTYYKGSNDVTSKLRKNNFYYEEEKPKSVRDSIKGIKKDMKYINKSLKEIENPTQIDYVSVVDRTEDFDPMDYLNRPSDDDSDKIIEREEKYAFAEEELKTENETIEDDFTNETPEEEVIVPIHEQELKDQTLEDIISSANEDYKEIERERRLKNNQLKSFDDNKLPGKRKMEDEIVDYVQIEDIGLHSSDELYRQSVEKVAKSVNNIVDIEGPIHVSEVINRVKVSCNIKRASSNLKKRVNEAIGEAEKSGHIIKIGDFLYDASNNNIVIRKRIKPNIDLISDEEIAKNIETVLLHKHDITIKQVAKETSRNFGFKSTSKKTATRINSVLDLMIANNKVKLDNDIVELK
- a CDS encoding ATP-binding cassette domain-containing protein, with the protein product MIKVENISKDYELADGTKVTALKDVSFEVKEGEILGVIGKSGSGKTTLLRALRGVEHIDSGSIAVGSAKVTSDSSQFYYNNLKKETAIHLQRSFGIWPDTVRENVLRKLYARRYFDEGDTNFEIAESEFGQEADELLELVSLTDKQNHYASVLSGGEKQRLIMARQLAKQPKALLLDEPATMACPKTKQEILDAVKKINKELNITVIIVSHLPDIQKYLADRVILLEDGEIVDEGSADEICDKFMEDMDDIAEIENIPADEDVIQVNDIYKRFYLLTGGEVLQIEDVNFTIQKENILSIIGPSGAGKTVLLRMLGGLEDPDKGEVLFNVDGEWNDVDIPGMGRMKIRSKLGFMHQEFALNHYATVLNQLATRLGYKNQNIVKEAQERARKIGLSEELLDSFYLLTDLPEIEARERLKKIGLDSDILEDLFPRFPETATKEAVADIFESLDLDMDILHRKSYELSGGQKVRVMLALILVSKPKFLLLDEPFGDLDPVTLRDVTNALKKISKTYGITIIMISHNTDFIKELSNRAVFMDDGKIIDDSEDIDKIVDNFIDFCHADYLKGE
- the uvrC gene encoding excinuclease ABC subunit UvrC encodes the protein MSAKVKSPDNLPNKPGVYIMRDNTGTIIYIGKAKSLTKRVKSYFREKLDRPKTQILMSHFDSLEYIVTNSEKEALILEATLIKKHHPRYNVQLKDDKRYPYVKITNEKFPRLVITRNVTKDGVYFGPFTDVGSVKQTVKFLKSLFKIRTCRNMNGPCLNSQIDLCHAPCDGGISKEEYSEIINKIDLFFQGKYSAIVKNLKKEMAEAAANEEFEKAAVIRDQISSIEEIMEKQFVDLVDDDLDQDVIAIAPGKNEVVVIIMPIRNGKIVGRDDFLMSGSQYDSPSEIMFSFIQQYYGYNRHIPKQILLDEDIDEKELLEEWLSDLRGNKVKIKVPQKGVKLRLVKMAKKNAEIINHQKKKMENSLIELKKYLKLDNVPHVIEGYDISNISGKFAVGSKVSFKDAKPNKKMYKYFKMETPGPNDFAMMEELLTRRLKLIDSDPEPDLIVIDGGKGQLGMACSVLEKLNLTHIPIIGIAKEFEEIYLPNSKRPIIIPKNNRALHLLQQIRDESHRFAITYHRKLRSKAIRASSLDDIVGIGKKRKMNLLKEFGSVDNIKKASVEELTKIKGMNLKIAENVYNYYH
- a CDS encoding 4Fe-4S binding protein, encoding MIVKDWCSFCGECAGVCPRNIIQVREYSLVFNDDDCKGCETCVKACPIDALEKED
- a CDS encoding universal stress protein, which translates into the protein MFDVIAVPVDGSDYGYEAADVAIEIARKFNSKIAAVYVLEEFSFNSYDSEEDSGNEILAKVTKKADDAGIEVVEHLLTADPLRDMKFIIDQTRADLVVIHAHGSNNNRFVSFEQNSVSDTQIGSVSERLLRTSEIPVLLVK
- a CDS encoding NAD(P)/FAD-dependent oxidoreductase; the encoded protein is MIETDVIVVGSGPAGSSAAKHAALGGAKVILMDKKSEIGSPKRCAEGVSIQGLEKLGIEPSPRWITKEIEGVRIQTPDGTDVWLTNDEVKIPEAGYILERKVFDKHMAMDAARAGAEIRIKTLVTDVEKIDDGYKVFTESMGKEEVFQCKILIAADGPEGHIARWAGLKPAAKAKEMESGVQYEMCNVEFEKPGVIEFYLGSCAPGGYVWIFPKGDDIANVGLAILPHKAEKTAIEYLDDFVANSPYLKNAQAVELNVGGDPVGGMSTKLYDDNILVCGDAAGQVNPLTGGGIISGMTGGMCAGQVAAQAIKEDCSKKFLKQYDEMAHAELDHEIVRYKKVQEYLLTLSDDELNTIAHAFEGETFEKISTTEIVKKLIKLSPKALLKLGKFI
- a CDS encoding zinc ribbon domain-containing protein; its protein translation is MVKCPRCGYENSSTAMYCDNCAYLLTDYKGNRINNSSRLGSWNISIAKKIVIVIGIVIIALLLFSFIHDNTQPSHKESLNIITDDGSIQKSASYPYQAVIEYEGTWGAEMGNPNYLVKKEGYGHKKVTLDCAAWDKVVINANKYDYGEGELKVKLLRNGEIVAENSTTNVTGGVTINYN